From a region of the Bradyrhizobium diazoefficiens genome:
- a CDS encoding glucose 1-dehydrogenase encodes MAGQVEGKVALVTGGASGIGEAIVELFAREGATVIATDIDELRGPELVKRVTSAGGKAIFLEQDVTREERWVEIAAEIARRYGRLDILVSNAGIGIAVPSIVDMTLSDWRKQNAINLDGVFLSVKHCLPLMRKHGGGSIVMMSSLAGLRGAPGLSAYSATKGGVRLFAKSIAMECAAAGDGIRVNSVHPGIIETPIWGKIPTGATGAGQNAPIDPEERAKVVTPLGRAGQAAEVASGVLYLASDASRYVTGSELVIDGGMNAGGVPRRA; translated from the coding sequence ATGGCAGGGCAGGTTGAGGGCAAGGTCGCGCTGGTGACCGGCGGCGCCTCCGGCATTGGCGAGGCCATTGTCGAGCTGTTCGCGCGTGAGGGGGCTACCGTCATTGCCACCGACATCGACGAGCTGCGCGGCCCGGAGCTCGTCAAGCGTGTGACAAGCGCCGGCGGCAAGGCGATCTTTCTCGAGCAGGACGTTACCCGCGAGGAGCGCTGGGTGGAAATTGCCGCCGAGATCGCCAGGCGCTACGGCCGGCTCGATATTCTCGTCTCCAATGCAGGAATCGGCATTGCCGTGCCCTCGATCGTCGACATGACGCTGTCCGACTGGCGCAAGCAGAATGCGATCAATCTCGACGGTGTGTTTCTCTCGGTCAAGCATTGCCTGCCGCTGATGCGCAAGCATGGCGGCGGCTCGATCGTGATGATGTCGTCGCTCGCGGGCCTGCGCGGCGCTCCGGGGCTGTCGGCCTATTCGGCAACCAAGGGCGGCGTGCGGCTGTTCGCCAAATCGATCGCCATGGAATGCGCGGCCGCCGGCGACGGCATCCGCGTCAACTCGGTTCATCCCGGCATCATCGAAACGCCGATCTGGGGCAAGATCCCGACGGGAGCGACTGGCGCCGGCCAGAATGCCCCGATCGATCCGGAGGAGCGGGCAAAGGTCGTCACCCCGCTCGGCCGCGCCGGCCAGGCGGCGGAGGTTGCGAGTGGCGTACTGTATCTGGCCTCCGATGCCTCGCGCTACGTCACCGGCAGCGAGCTCGTGATCGACGGCGGCATGAATGCAGGCGGCGTGCCGCGGCGGGCCTGA
- a CDS encoding aldolase: MAHSLHATSSAPSRTNRPDLATDAIRTAREDLAACFRMAARNGFEEGICNHFSAVVPGHDDLFLVNPYGYAFRELTASKLLICDFHGNVLDGEGVPEATAFYIHAEMHRRLPRAKVAFHTHMPYATALSMTEGEPLIWAGQTALKFYGRTAVDRDYNGLALDKQEGARIASSVGDADIIFMKHHGVMVLAPTIAEAWDDLYYLERAAEVQVLAMSTGRKVLPVDAAIAAETYRQMREGDSESARLHLAAIRRQLDAEEPQYRH; encoded by the coding sequence ATGGCGCACAGCCTTCACGCTACCTCGTCCGCGCCATCCCGCACAAACCGACCGGACCTTGCGACCGATGCGATCCGCACCGCGCGCGAGGATCTGGCCGCCTGCTTCCGGATGGCGGCGCGCAACGGTTTTGAAGAGGGCATCTGCAATCACTTCTCGGCCGTGGTGCCCGGTCATGACGATCTGTTCCTGGTCAATCCCTACGGCTATGCCTTCCGCGAGCTGACCGCATCGAAGCTCCTGATCTGCGATTTCCACGGCAACGTGCTCGACGGCGAGGGCGTGCCGGAGGCGACCGCCTTCTACATCCATGCCGAGATGCACAGGCGCCTGCCGCGCGCGAAGGTCGCTTTTCACACCCACATGCCTTATGCGACCGCGTTGTCGATGACCGAGGGCGAGCCCTTGATCTGGGCCGGCCAGACCGCGCTGAAATTCTATGGCCGCACCGCGGTCGACCGTGACTACAACGGCCTCGCGCTCGACAAGCAGGAAGGCGCGCGCATCGCTTCAAGCGTCGGCGATGCCGACATCATCTTCATGAAGCATCACGGCGTGATGGTGCTGGCCCCGACCATCGCCGAGGCCTGGGACGATCTCTATTACCTCGAACGCGCCGCCGAGGTGCAGGTGCTGGCAATGTCGACAGGGCGAAAAGTGCTGCCGGTCGATGCCGCGATCGCGGCCGAGACCTACAGGCAGATGCGCGAAGGCGATTCCGAATCCGCGCGGCTGCATCTCGCAGCGATCCGGCGACAGCTCGATGCCGAGGAGCCGCAGTATCGGCACTGA
- a CDS encoding lytic murein transglycosylase yields MKHADSLPRQTRRALLKSTLGAAALLTSGANALAAPPGFDEWREAFRARAIAKGISAATWQRAMGRVEPDMSVFKQMRNQPEFHEQVWQYINRRVSDWRIINGKIALKNNEALFARIERDFGVERGTLLALWGVESAYGDPLVQQNHMTPVFPSLAALAWNEPRRKAYWEAELINALRIVDKGWSTPEQMRGSWAGAMGHSQWMPEVWLNVGIDYDGDGKVSPFGKPDDALGSTAKYLVKRGKWHRGEHWGYEVRAAGNMGGSRTYAAWASAGVTRADGQPFPQPNASAQMWTPVAGGPTFLLGPNFYSVKSYNPSMNYALAICHLGDRCLGAPSFIQPFPGSERALTLAEVQEMQTRLTKAGFDTGGTDGRVGNDTMKAIKDFQQRAGITPADGYGGLKVLAKLRQGS; encoded by the coding sequence ATGAAACACGCTGATTCCTTGCCCCGTCAAACTCGCCGCGCCCTTCTCAAATCCACGCTGGGCGCAGCCGCGCTGCTCACGTCAGGCGCGAACGCCCTCGCCGCACCTCCAGGTTTTGACGAATGGCGCGAGGCTTTTCGCGCACGGGCGATCGCCAAAGGCATTTCGGCCGCGACATGGCAGCGCGCGATGGGACGGGTGGAGCCCGACATGAGCGTGTTCAAGCAGATGCGAAACCAGCCCGAATTCCACGAGCAGGTCTGGCAATACATCAACCGCCGCGTCTCCGACTGGCGCATCATCAACGGCAAGATCGCGCTGAAGAACAACGAGGCATTGTTCGCTCGCATCGAGCGCGATTTCGGCGTGGAGCGCGGTACGTTGCTGGCGCTGTGGGGCGTCGAGTCCGCTTATGGCGATCCGCTTGTGCAGCAGAACCACATGACGCCGGTATTTCCCTCGCTCGCCGCGCTCGCCTGGAACGAGCCGCGCCGCAAGGCCTATTGGGAGGCCGAGCTGATCAACGCGCTGCGCATTGTCGACAAGGGCTGGAGCACGCCGGAGCAGATGCGGGGATCCTGGGCCGGCGCGATGGGGCATTCGCAATGGATGCCGGAAGTCTGGCTCAATGTCGGCATCGACTATGACGGCGACGGCAAGGTGTCGCCATTCGGCAAGCCCGATGACGCCCTGGGCTCGACCGCGAAATACCTCGTCAAGCGCGGCAAATGGCATCGCGGCGAGCATTGGGGCTACGAGGTGCGCGCTGCCGGCAATATGGGCGGAAGCCGCACCTACGCTGCCTGGGCGTCGGCCGGCGTCACCCGCGCAGATGGCCAGCCGTTTCCGCAGCCGAACGCATCGGCGCAGATGTGGACGCCCGTTGCGGGCGGGCCGACTTTCCTGCTCGGGCCGAATTTCTATTCGGTGAAGAGTTATAATCCCTCGATGAACTATGCGCTGGCGATCTGCCATCTCGGCGACCGCTGCCTCGGGGCGCCGTCCTTCATTCAGCCTTTCCCCGGCTCCGAGCGTGCGCTGACGCTGGCCGAGGTGCAGGAGATGCAGACACGCCTGACCAAGGCCGGCTTCGACACCGGCGGCACCGACGGCCGCGTCGGCAACGACACCATGAAGGCAATCAAGGATTTCCAGCAGCGCGCGGGGATTACGCCGGCGGACGGCTATGGCGGGCTGAAGGTGCTGGCCAAGCTGCGGCAGGGGTCGTAG
- a CDS encoding MarR family transcriptional regulator yields MSRKSVDVTKSQTARAMSATAAGTAVRVPAPGEGKRGEQGYLGYLLRQAHAAVRLTTERTLADLGVTSPQFAVLTMLNAYPGLSGADVARLTFLTPQTVGVIIRNLERDGAILKTPHPVHGRIQQWTLTPRGARLLKACRERVMALESRLARNLDSKAETAIRRWLAGLAADLQED; encoded by the coding sequence ATGTCGCGCAAGTCCGTCGACGTCACGAAATCGCAAACTGCGCGGGCAATGTCCGCGACTGCCGCCGGCACCGCGGTGCGCGTCCCCGCGCCGGGCGAAGGCAAGCGCGGCGAGCAAGGCTATCTCGGCTATCTGCTGCGTCAGGCTCACGCCGCAGTGCGCCTCACGACCGAGCGGACGCTCGCCGATCTCGGCGTGACCTCGCCGCAATTCGCCGTGCTGACAATGCTGAACGCCTATCCGGGCCTGTCCGGCGCCGACGTCGCCCGCCTCACCTTCCTGACGCCCCAGACCGTCGGCGTCATCATCCGCAATCTCGAACGTGACGGCGCGATTCTGAAGACGCCGCACCCCGTCCACGGCCGCATCCAGCAATGGACACTGACGCCGCGCGGCGCGAGGCTCTTGAAGGCTTGCAGGGAACGGGTGATGGCACTCGAGAGTCGCCTCGCACGAAATCTGGACAGCAAGGCGGAAACTGCGATCCGGCGTTGGCTCGCCGGACTCGCGGCTGATCTACAGGAGGATTAG
- a CDS encoding carboxymuconolactone decarboxylase family protein, with translation MSHARSEYEDFKRIAPEAYDLVLALGQVAAKAGLDKQLLELVKLRASQINGCAFCVQHHILLSERIGVPVDKLNLVAVWREAPIFSPRERAALAWAEALTLLPDGVSEEVYAEAAREFSETELMYLTSAVASINVWNRFGAAFRWTPAARPVAASAAAS, from the coding sequence ATGTCACACGCCCGCAGCGAATACGAGGATTTCAAGCGGATCGCGCCCGAAGCGTATGATCTGGTGCTTGCGCTGGGCCAGGTTGCGGCCAAGGCCGGCCTCGACAAGCAGCTTCTCGAGCTCGTCAAGCTGCGCGCCTCGCAGATCAACGGCTGTGCCTTCTGCGTGCAGCATCACATTCTCTTGTCCGAACGGATCGGCGTGCCGGTGGACAAGCTCAACCTTGTCGCGGTCTGGCGCGAGGCGCCGATCTTTTCGCCGCGCGAGCGTGCCGCGCTGGCCTGGGCCGAGGCGCTTACTCTCCTGCCCGACGGCGTCAGCGAGGAGGTCTACGCCGAAGCTGCCCGTGAGTTCTCGGAGACCGAGCTGATGTACCTGACTTCGGCGGTTGCCTCGATCAACGTCTGGAACCGTTTCGGTGCTGCATTTCGCTGGACGCCGGCGGCGCGGCCGGTGGCCGCGAGTGCCGCGGCATCCTGA
- a CDS encoding cupin domain-containing protein has translation MTAMSCSAVQRPAPSRSTAVAIVAGLACALAIGKAIPVTIDSVSGVLAPLCATAADGSSLDKVEPIGSYALPNVPGKRVTIVRVSYGPGGFSRPHRHAGSVTAYITKGEIRSQLGGGPVETFGVGQSFFEPPGSTHLVSANASMTEPAELIAVFVADEGAQLTTFLE, from the coding sequence ATGACAGCAATGAGTTGTTCTGCCGTGCAGCGTCCGGCGCCGTCGCGTTCCACGGCGGTCGCCATCGTCGCAGGGCTCGCCTGCGCGCTGGCGATCGGCAAAGCGATCCCGGTGACGATCGACAGCGTCTCAGGTGTGCTTGCCCCGCTCTGCGCCACCGCTGCGGATGGCTCCTCGCTCGACAAGGTCGAGCCGATCGGCTCTTACGCGCTGCCCAACGTCCCGGGAAAGCGCGTCACCATCGTGCGTGTGTCCTACGGTCCCGGCGGGTTTTCGCGGCCGCATCGCCATGCAGGCTCGGTGACGGCTTACATCACAAAGGGCGAGATCCGCTCCCAGCTCGGCGGTGGCCCGGTCGAGACGTTCGGCGTCGGCCAGTCCTTCTTCGAGCCGCCGGGCTCGACGCATCTGGTCTCGGCCAACGCCAGCATGACCGAGCCGGCGGAATTGATCGCAGTGTTCGTGGCGGACGAGGGCGCGCAGCTCACGACGTTCTTGGAGTAG
- a CDS encoding DUF808 domain-containing protein — translation MSVGLIGLLDDIAAIAKVAAASLDDVASQAAKAGTKAAGVVIDDTAVTPNYVIGFASKRELPIVGKIAVGSLRNKLLILLPIALLLGYFLPAAVTPLLMLGGAFLCYEGVEKVLEAVMPHHARHHEAQLQSVALNAQSLEDEKVASAIKTDFILSAEIMAITLAALPAGSIWTQALVLALVGFGITVGVYGVVALIVKADDVGVALAGYGSASIIGGAIRLLGRALVRGMPTFLAVLSTIGTAAMIWVGGGIILHGIEKYGPPIVGRTVHAATEAAAHALPSVAGIIEWSVEATISGVLGLLVGALAIPAVEYGLAPAWKRLRRSRDRAS, via the coding sequence ATGAGCGTCGGACTGATCGGTCTTCTCGACGATATCGCGGCGATTGCAAAGGTGGCAGCAGCCTCGCTCGACGACGTGGCGAGCCAGGCAGCCAAAGCGGGCACAAAAGCGGCTGGTGTGGTCATTGATGACACGGCCGTCACGCCGAACTACGTCATCGGTTTTGCCTCGAAACGCGAACTGCCGATCGTCGGCAAGATTGCGGTCGGATCGCTGCGTAACAAATTGCTGATCCTGCTTCCCATTGCCCTGTTGCTTGGCTATTTCCTTCCCGCCGCCGTCACGCCGTTGCTTATGCTCGGCGGAGCCTTTCTCTGCTACGAGGGTGTCGAGAAGGTGCTCGAAGCCGTGATGCCGCATCACGCGCGCCACCACGAGGCTCAACTCCAGTCGGTCGCGTTGAATGCCCAGTCGCTCGAGGACGAGAAGGTCGCGAGCGCCATCAAGACAGATTTCATCCTGTCGGCGGAGATCATGGCGATCACGCTGGCGGCCCTCCCGGCGGGCAGCATCTGGACGCAGGCGCTGGTGCTGGCGCTGGTCGGCTTCGGTATCACGGTCGGGGTCTATGGTGTGGTGGCCCTGATCGTGAAGGCTGACGATGTCGGCGTGGCCCTTGCGGGCTATGGCAGCGCCTCAATCATTGGCGGCGCGATTCGCTTGCTGGGACGCGCGCTCGTCCGCGGTATGCCCACCTTCCTGGCGGTGCTGAGCACCATCGGCACCGCCGCCATGATCTGGGTCGGCGGCGGCATCATCCTGCATGGCATCGAAAAATACGGCCCGCCCATTGTCGGTCGCACGGTCCATGCCGCAACCGAGGCTGCCGCACATGCCCTTCCATCCGTTGCCGGCATCATCGAATGGTCGGTCGAGGCAACCATCTCAGGCGTGCTTGGACTGCTTGTCGGTGCACTTGCGATTCCGGCAGTCGAATACGGTCTCGCACCAGCATGGAAACGGCTGAGGCGGTCGCGGGATCGAGCTTCCTGA
- a CDS encoding M23 family peptidase has product MAPGGETVVGNGFRFVSHLLASLSLLVASPLAADEFRSPSLTALRVDWRAALDQLRTEINSHPRVADDFIFAPRRSVPRDDPRATPALVQLNAISSQFFTGITRSPVPVLLPFDAAAYLEAQRGGAPATLALSRYQADFDPVDMFDAGPAGYSATFSLEPGAGDGMPGRAFTRPVEVEITGSALVYDIADPAGGKGEQVKPLATLYPDLRKFIREGYVRYAFTRFGVAYVVSIQCLDSAAKPRRLACKEAYPVAERFLKALRVAGGQRARPLMDIASNILDRPAERSPDFSYRPSGDIIPNTGYRKQGGHPDMMAYAQIRFPVEEAPAFVHSQSHGRRDENERPTAYPWRDNFCESRSFEVGQCGGGHGHQGEDIRAADCPPPGEGREPCDPKQRGVVAVRDAIVIRGARDQAATLQVNSRTEHIRFRYMHMNPQAMNADGMVNGRIVTEGEKIGVISNYLDHPAGTSMHLHFDVQVFTRDGWIWVSPYITLVSAYERLIRARGREIGPEIAVTAQPVAHALPDDVSKPDLREGSSGEEN; this is encoded by the coding sequence GTGGCGCCGGGGGGCGAGACAGTGGTTGGGAACGGTTTCCGCTTCGTCTCGCACCTTCTGGCGTCGCTTTCGCTCCTCGTTGCCTCTCCGCTCGCCGCGGATGAATTCCGCAGTCCCTCGCTCACGGCCCTGCGCGTCGACTGGCGCGCAGCGCTCGACCAGCTCCGCACCGAGATCAACAGCCACCCCCGGGTCGCGGACGATTTCATCTTCGCACCTCGCCGTTCCGTGCCGCGCGACGATCCGCGCGCGACGCCCGCACTGGTGCAGCTCAACGCGATCTCCTCGCAATTCTTCACCGGCATCACCCGCAGTCCGGTGCCCGTGCTGCTGCCGTTCGACGCCGCCGCTTACCTCGAAGCACAGCGTGGCGGCGCACCGGCGACGCTCGCGCTGTCGCGCTATCAGGCGGACTTCGATCCCGTCGACATGTTCGATGCCGGCCCTGCCGGCTACAGCGCGACCTTCTCGCTCGAGCCCGGTGCCGGCGACGGCATGCCGGGCCGGGCGTTCACAAGGCCGGTCGAGGTAGAGATCACGGGGTCGGCGCTCGTCTACGACATCGCCGATCCCGCCGGCGGCAAGGGCGAGCAGGTCAAGCCGCTCGCAACGCTGTATCCGGACCTGCGCAAGTTCATCCGCGAAGGTTACGTGCGCTACGCCTTCACCCGTTTTGGCGTCGCCTATGTCGTGTCGATCCAGTGCCTCGATAGCGCCGCCAAGCCGCGGCGGCTCGCCTGCAAGGAGGCCTATCCGGTTGCCGAGCGCTTCCTGAAGGCGCTGCGCGTCGCCGGCGGCCAGCGCGCGCGACCGTTGATGGACATTGCCTCCAACATCCTCGATCGTCCCGCGGAGCGTTCGCCGGATTTCAGTTATCGTCCAAGCGGCGACATCATCCCGAACACAGGCTACCGCAAGCAGGGCGGCCATCCCGACATGATGGCCTATGCCCAGATCCGCTTTCCCGTCGAAGAAGCACCCGCCTTCGTGCACTCGCAATCCCACGGCAGGCGTGACGAGAACGAACGTCCGACTGCCTATCCCTGGCGCGACAATTTCTGCGAGTCACGCAGTTTCGAGGTGGGGCAATGCGGCGGAGGCCACGGCCACCAGGGCGAGGACATCCGCGCCGCCGACTGCCCGCCGCCCGGCGAAGGCCGTGAGCCCTGCGATCCCAAGCAGCGCGGCGTCGTCGCCGTGCGTGACGCGATCGTGATCCGCGGGGCCAGGGACCAGGCCGCGACGCTTCAGGTCAATAGCCGCACCGAGCACATCCGTTTCCGCTATATGCACATGAACCCGCAGGCGATGAACGCCGATGGCATGGTCAACGGCCGCATCGTCACCGAAGGCGAGAAGATCGGTGTGATCTCGAACTATCTCGATCATCCCGCCGGAACGTCAATGCATCTGCATTTCGACGTGCAGGTGTTCACACGCGACGGCTGGATCTGGGTCAGCCCCTATATCACCCTGGTCTCCGCCTATGAACGCCTGATCCGCGCCCGAGGGCGCGAGATCGGCCCGGAGATCGCAGTCACGGCGCAGCCGGTCGCTCATGCGCTGCCTGACGACGTGAGCAAGCCTGACCTGCGCGAGGGGTCGAGCGGCGAGGAGAACTGA
- the efp gene encoding elongation factor P, whose amino-acid sequence MRVIASSIRKGNVIEQDGKLYVVVSAENIHPGKGTPVSQIEMRRISDGVKISERYKTTDQVEKATIEERNYTFLYEDGEGYHFMNPESYDQVQVSKDVIGDAAAYLQESMTVKLSMHDANPVSIALPQRVTLEVVDTEPVTKGQTASSSYKPAVLSNGVRTTVPPHISVGTRIVVMTEDGSYSERAKD is encoded by the coding sequence TTGAGAGTCATCGCCAGTTCTATTCGCAAGGGCAACGTGATCGAGCAAGACGGCAAGCTCTATGTCGTCGTGAGCGCCGAGAACATCCATCCCGGCAAGGGCACCCCGGTCAGCCAGATCGAAATGCGCCGAATCTCGGACGGGGTAAAGATCTCCGAGCGGTACAAGACCACCGACCAGGTCGAAAAGGCCACCATCGAAGAGCGCAACTACACCTTCCTGTATGAAGATGGTGAGGGCTACCACTTCATGAACCCGGAGAGCTACGACCAGGTCCAGGTCTCCAAGGACGTCATCGGCGACGCGGCCGCGTATCTCCAGGAGAGCATGACGGTCAAGCTGTCCATGCACGACGCCAACCCGGTGTCGATCGCGCTGCCGCAGCGCGTGACGCTGGAAGTGGTCGATACCGAGCCGGTGACCAAGGGTCAGACCGCCTCGTCGTCCTACAAGCCCGCGGTGCTCTCCAACGGCGTGCGCACCACCGTGCCGCCGCATATCTCGGTCGGCACCCGCATCGTGGTGATGACCGAAGACGGCTCCTACTCCGAGCGCGCCAAGGACTGA
- the epmA gene encoding EF-P lysine aminoacylase EpmA — protein sequence MAGDKPISPFWSPGRHLDRRPFLQARVAITGALRGFFAEQGFIEVETSVLQVSPGNETHLHAPRTELMWPDGSRASRYLRTSPEFACKKLLAAGERRIFELARVFRDRERGDLHLPEFTMLEWYRAGAPYDAIMADCVVVIARAAQATGIGTFSFRGRTADPFAEPELLTVAGAFDRFAGIDLLSTISGGEGNRAALAEAAGGKVRVAGDDTWSDIFSKTLVEHVEPHLGQGRLTILFEYPSPEAALARVKTDDPRVAERFEVYACGVELANGFGELTDAEEQRKRFTESMTEKQRRYGEAYPLDEDFLAAVAVMPEASGVALGFDRLVMLASGASRIDQVVWTPPANETFCET from the coding sequence ATGGCTGGGGACAAGCCCATCTCACCGTTCTGGTCGCCCGGGCGGCACCTCGACCGGCGGCCGTTCCTCCAGGCCAGGGTGGCCATAACCGGGGCTCTACGAGGCTTCTTTGCCGAGCAGGGATTTATTGAGGTCGAAACCTCCGTGCTCCAGGTCTCCCCGGGCAACGAGACCCATCTGCACGCCCCCCGAACCGAGCTCATGTGGCCGGACGGCAGCCGCGCCAGCCGATATTTGCGGACCTCGCCCGAATTCGCCTGCAAGAAGCTGCTGGCGGCGGGCGAGAGGCGGATATTCGAGCTCGCCCGGGTGTTCCGGGACCGTGAGCGCGGCGACCTGCATCTGCCCGAATTCACCATGCTGGAATGGTATCGGGCAGGCGCCCCTTATGACGCCATCATGGCCGATTGTGTCGTCGTCATCGCCCGTGCGGCGCAGGCGACCGGCATCGGGACCTTCTCCTTCCGCGGGCGGACCGCCGATCCCTTTGCCGAGCCAGAGCTCCTGACGGTCGCGGGCGCCTTCGACCGGTTCGCCGGCATCGACCTGCTGTCGACAATTTCGGGCGGCGAGGGTAACCGTGCCGCGCTCGCCGAGGCGGCCGGCGGCAAGGTCCGTGTGGCCGGGGATGACACCTGGTCCGATATCTTCAGCAAGACCCTGGTCGAGCATGTCGAACCGCATCTGGGGCAGGGACGTTTGACCATCTTGTTCGAATACCCATCTCCAGAGGCGGCGCTGGCACGGGTGAAGACTGACGATCCCAGGGTTGCCGAGCGCTTCGAGGTCTATGCGTGCGGCGTCGAGCTCGCCAACGGCTTTGGGGAACTGACCGATGCCGAGGAGCAGCGCAAACGCTTCACGGAATCGATGACCGAGAAGCAGCGCCGCTATGGCGAAGCCTATCCGCTCGACGAGGACTTTCTGGCTGCGGTCGCCGTAATGCCGGAGGCGAGCGGCGTCGCGCTCGGCTTCGACCGGCTGGTGATGCTGGCAAGCGGCGCCTCGCGGATCGATCAGGTGGTTTGGACGCCGCCTGCAAATGAAACGTTTTGTGAGACATGA
- a CDS encoding lysine-2,3-aminomutase-like protein produces the protein MTKTNLARTLREPAELVAEHLAPAAALPALERVAARYAVAITPALVELIDTADPDDPIARQFVPTAAELEMQPGENADPIGDHPHSPVPGIVHRYPDRVLFKLVHVCAVYCRFCFRREMVGPGKESALSDSAYRAAIDYIRSHHEIWEVILTGGDPLMLSPRRMGEIMAELAAIDHVKIIRLHTRVPVADPARISDELVAALKVEGATTWMAVHANHARELTGPARAACARLVDSGIPLVSQSVLLRGVNDDVAALSDLMRAFVECRIKPYYLHHGDLAPGTAHLRTTLAEGQNLMRQLRGRVSGLCQPDYVIDIPGGAGKSPVGPNYVLAEQNTAPDAGEAEAKASYRIVDYCGDVHLYPPEI, from the coding sequence ATGACGAAGACGAATCTTGCACGCACTTTGCGCGAGCCGGCCGAACTGGTGGCCGAGCATCTTGCTCCGGCCGCAGCGCTGCCCGCGCTCGAGCGCGTCGCCGCGCGTTATGCGGTTGCGATCACGCCAGCGCTGGTCGAACTGATCGATACGGCCGATCCGGATGATCCCATTGCCCGTCAGTTCGTTCCGACGGCCGCGGAGCTGGAGATGCAGCCGGGCGAGAATGCCGATCCGATCGGCGATCATCCACATTCGCCGGTTCCCGGGATCGTGCACCGCTATCCCGACCGCGTGTTGTTCAAGCTCGTCCACGTCTGCGCGGTCTATTGCCGATTCTGCTTCCGCCGCGAGATGGTGGGGCCCGGCAAGGAGAGCGCGCTGTCGGACAGCGCCTATCGCGCGGCGATCGACTATATCCGTTCGCATCACGAGATCTGGGAAGTGATCCTGACCGGCGGCGATCCCCTGATGCTGTCGCCGCGGCGGATGGGCGAGATCATGGCGGAACTTGCGGCAATCGATCACGTCAAGATCATCCGCCTTCACACCCGCGTGCCGGTGGCCGATCCCGCGCGCATCAGTGACGAGCTGGTTGCGGCGCTCAAAGTCGAGGGCGCGACCACGTGGATGGCCGTTCATGCCAACCATGCACGCGAGCTGACGGGGCCGGCGCGCGCCGCCTGCGCGCGGCTTGTCGATTCCGGAATTCCGCTGGTGAGCCAGTCCGTGCTCCTGCGCGGGGTCAATGACGACGTCGCCGCTCTGTCGGATTTGATGCGCGCTTTCGTCGAATGCCGGATCAAGCCGTACTACCTGCATCACGGCGATCTCGCGCCGGGCACAGCGCATCTGCGGACGACGCTGGCGGAGGGGCAGAACTTGATGCGGCAGTTGCGCGGGCGGGTGTCAGGGCTATGTCAGCCAGACTATGTCATCGACATTCCCGGCGGCGCTGGCAAGTCGCCAGTGGGGCCCAACTATGTGTTGGCGGAGCAAAATACCGCACCCGATGCAGGTGAAGCGGAAGCGAAAGCGAGCTATCGTATCGTGGACTATTGCGGCGACGTTCATCTCTATCCGCCTGAAATCTGA